AGATGTAGCGAGGTAACACTGTTTTCCGGGAAACGGATAATCGTTCAAGAGAAATGCAACGATAATGTGTTTCGCGCGGACCCGTATCGgcgaaacaaattttttttgcCGAAAAATCAATGTCCGGCGTTCAATGCCGTTGTCCGATAATCATCGGGCAAAGTTTAATTCGACAGACGATTTTTTCTCAATAAGATCAATCAGTCTGCTGACTTATCAGAACCAGCCGCTCGTATTCTTTCGCCACAGAGGTTATCTAACGTAATTAAGCAAACCTAGTTATTCTACTTGAGCAATCTTTCAATTTCACGGacattaatgaataaaaaaaaaaaagaatgatacaATGTAGATACCTTTCATTTCTCTTTGTTCTTAATGACGATGAGTATAATTCCCTTAATTAAAGACAccatgaaaaaaattattttaaacgttATCGAACCGCAGTAATTAAATCACCATCGAACACGCGAAACGTTTCCGCTGTCTGACTGGCTACATATCTCCGAGAGGATTCATTTCACAAGAATGATATCAGCGAATTACGAAAGagatatgaaaaaaatttacaaacaatacAGTCGAATGAACCGTAACATTTGTACTTTGACAATTGGAAAAAAACTGTaccaattgaaaataaatgttcaaCCCTTTCGATCTGTAAATTTATGTAcctgtagttatattatgataGTTTAACACTCTGATATTAAAAATgcttaattaacattttctgtCAAATAAGTGACCGCCCCcgcaaattataattacaacGTGCTTGACTATGTACAAATGGTCGTTTCCACTGCCATAGTATTAAACGCAATAATGGGTTAAGGTTTACCGTTAAAGTTTTATAAACTTGTCACGGAACGGTAGTCAAATggattaaaaagaaacaaagagggAGCCGCATTAAACCAAGCGCATTTcacgataataaaataaaatcagatCCAGAGATGCCTTTCTCGGGACCCTcgtagaaatatatttttagtcCCCCCTGAAAACGACATACATCCTGCAGAGGTTGATTTTTATTGGCGGGCCAACGGTGGATCGAGAAGAAAGCATCTGCCGGATCGATGAACGCGTTCACGGAAGGGAAATGGTTGCGTCATGCGACGCGTGCGCAACGTCACTTTCGTTTCTAAATAATTTCACCTACGTGATCGCAGTCAGTCGCAGGTAAATATCAAAATTACCGAACGCGAAAAATCATCGGATAAGCGACACGCGTGAAAACTCgctggaaaaaaaagaacacggGAAGTTAAGAAAAATTTGGGTGTCGGCGGCGTGGCTTTGTTTCGTCAGCTCGAACACGCCGCGAGCCCGCTCCAGAGCCTATGGGAGGGTATAAAAAGTGGGGACAAGGTCACCTTAGTAGACAGAAGTCTTCGAGCTGTCAGACCAGTCAGACGAACGAACGTAGCTGCAGTTATACATTTCGTGTTATTCgttgaatttgtttaaaaaaaagcaAACAAGGTTGGTGAATACAATATGTAATTTTATTCGACGCAGTTTCGGTTTATTCGTGAAAATTCGAGCGAAACGCGGTTTCTATATTTGACGCTGGATTCGGTAGAACGTTTCTACACGATATACGGGATGTTACTTCCATGAAAACGGGGTCAAAACGTAACAATTGGCAAATGTCAGTCAATTAGTGTTGCTCGGTCGGTTGTTACTGCTTCGCGTTTCCAGAGTGTTAATACGAGTgatgaatataaaaaatatgtcTGTGAAACGTTTGGTTAATATTCACTAGATTCAAAGTAATTTTTTCGAAGTTACTATACCACGAATTCGTTTTTGTAAGCATTCTACGAATACCGGTACATTCAGGTGCACGTGTTTCTCGTATAGCTAGTGGCATCTCGCGAGTACCGCCGTTACTCGGCTTTTCGTATCAATAATTTCATTCACGCACGCTGAACATAGTAAACAAGTTGATAACAATTCAATAAATCAGGAAGACTTTTCCGCTTTTAAATTCtgattgcgaaaaattttccgcGAAGAATGGCTGACTTTAAAAAATCagaagaaaattgtttaaagtaacttccttttttattttcaatcactTATTCGAACCGCGAATTGTTCGGTTACCAAAATAGAAAATTCGATGTCGTTCGGAAAAGTATATTGTTACACGCGTATAAATATACGGGGTGGATGACCTCCGTGACCTCTTCGACCTTCGAACACTATAATATATTCGTCTATGCTACACCCACCTAACGCTAGGAGAGACTATTTAGTCATTCACATTACTATcactaaattaatattaatcattCGAGGCAATCCTAACaatttgttataatattttgaTCTCTGACCCTTAGACTACAGCTAGGTACAGATCGAgcaaataattaaatagaacCATGCTCAAATATTCTCCCAGGCACATCGGACCCGAGcaaaaaattaatggaaataaattttcattttttcaggaAAATGACTTCCATAAAGGCAAGATTATTGAGCACAGTGGTGCAGCCGATTTCCACCGGAAGAAACAAGATCACCGTAGTCGGTGTTGGTCAAGTAGGAATGGCCTGTGCTTTCACACTTCTGACAAATGTAAAACCGATATTACCTTCACCTATTGTGACATTCGAATTAAatcaattatttgtaatcgtcTACTGAATAATTTTCTGTTATTGCAGAACGTATCCAGCGAGGTCGCCCTCGTGGACGTAATGGCAGACAAGCTAAAAGGTGAAATGTTGGATTTGCAACACGGTAGTGCGTTCTTGAAGAACGCAAAAATTAACGCCAGCACTGATTACGCCTCGACGGCTAACTCGAGCTTGTGTATCGTGACTGCCGGTGCCCGTCAAAGAGAAGGCGAGACTAGGCTGGACCTGGTTCAACGTAACACAGACATCTTCAAAGGCATCATTCCTCAGCTAGTCAAATATAGCCCGAACACGATCCTCCTGATTGTCTCGAACCCGGTCGACATTTTGACCTACGTGGCATGGAGATTGTCTGGCTTGCCAAAGAACCGTGTGATTGGAAGCGGTACCAATTTGGATTCGGCCCGATTCCGTTTCCTCTTATCGCAAAAATTAAACGTAGCACCTACATCTTGCCACGGATGGATCATTGGTGAACACGGCGATACCAGCGGTAAGTTGAAACGTTTTTAATGAAACCTTTCGAAAGGTAATCAAACGTTTCTGCACGTTGATCGATAAGTTATCTACGATAAGACCGATCGTAAGATTCTAACACTGATTGAAACGAATTTGCTGATTGAATCATGAGTTAACTTAGATTTTGTAGTTATCAGTAAGGAATAGAGGAGAAAAGATTTGGAtctagtttttaattaaatgatgtCTGTTTTCAGTGCCGGTATGGTCGGGAGTGAACGTAGCTGGTGTAAGGCTGCGCGATCTGAACGAGAAAGTTGGAACCGAAGAAGACGAAGAGCATTGGAGCGATTTGCATAGGCAAGTCGTAGACAGTGCCTATGAGGTGATCAAACTAAAGGGTTACACATCCTGGGCTATCGGTCTCAGCGTGGCGAACTTAGCCTCTGCTATGTTGAGAAATTCCAACCAAGTCCACGCAGTATCTACCATGATTAAAGTAAGTTCTGATACGTAGCTgtttatttgcatatttatcagaGTTATGATACTTCAATTCTTTATTCGAATATTGGAGGCAAAGGTACAAAGATACCTGAGCATTCATAGCGATAGGCCATATCCGTAGTGATAAGTTACTGATTACAGCCCACGCCTTAAggatacagtagactctcgtcaTATTGCCACGTAAGCGATTTGACCTTCATATGAATTTTCAAGATACTAGTACCGTTCCTGTACCATCTTTTCTTTAACGTGggaaaatcttgcataagagccCCAACCATCCCTTGGGGGAATGTTGGACTCCTACTGTCTAAAACCCCGCGACGACCTATTCGGGCGTTGAAAGGAGGTTCCGGGATCTAATATTACACCGGAACCTAGTCTACGTCCTAGGCTACGAAGATAACACACTTCTATCTCCCCTCCCCCTTCCAAATGAAAGCTTAGAAGTTTGGAAAATTTCCCACTTTTACAGCCAGGGGTTTAATACAACGAgaatctactgtagatatgtcTAAAATTCATAGCAACGAATGTGGTAATTGTACAACTAACgttcgttttattatttttcagggATACCACGGAATCGACAAAGAAGTATTCCTGTCTCTGCCATGCACATTGGGCGAAGGTGGTGTCACCTGCGTTGTCCAACAA
This Osmia lignaria lignaria isolate PbOS001 chromosome 9, iyOsmLign1, whole genome shotgun sequence DNA region includes the following protein-coding sequences:
- the LOC117611919 gene encoding L-lactate dehydrogenase, translating into MTSIKARLLSTVVQPISTGRNKITVVGVGQVGMACAFTLLTNNVSSEVALVDVMADKLKGEMLDLQHGSAFLKNAKINASTDYASTANSSLCIVTAGARQREGETRLDLVQRNTDIFKGIIPQLVKYSPNTILLIVSNPVDILTYVAWRLSGLPKNRVIGSGTNLDSARFRFLLSQKLNVAPTSCHGWIIGEHGDTSVPVWSGVNVAGVRLRDLNEKVGTEEDEEHWSDLHRQVVDSAYEVIKLKGYTSWAIGLSVANLASAMLRNSNQVHAVSTMIKGYHGIDKEVFLSLPCTLGEGGVTCVVQQKLTQDELGNLLSSANAMNDVQKDLKF